One part of the Nocardioides zeae genome encodes these proteins:
- a CDS encoding GNAT family N-acetyltransferase, producing the protein MSTVQVERLDPASPGFDDAVRAWHGVYEAACRYGRASRANTWSLEHLRGGVTSDRPDLARHAYVARVDGEVVGGGMLSLPRLDNLTTANPDVWVPVEQRRRGIGRAVHTAMVADAVAQGRTVLQAGVHQGPGEQGEDLGGPGFAAALGYEVALVELQSRVDLPLDLVRLDALAAAAAPHHAAYTLRSWEGPVPEDLVASYVELDAVVDVEAPSGDLEIEPLHADVDVWRHKEREAAAQGRRNVSTAAVAPDGDVVALTELWANDHEPARLHQWSTIVRRDHRGHRLGLATKVANQRLAQERFPEARQVVTWNAESNAHMLAVNVDLGFRVVERTCSVQLRLG; encoded by the coding sequence ATGAGCACCGTCCAGGTCGAGCGTCTCGACCCCGCGTCCCCGGGCTTCGACGACGCGGTCCGCGCCTGGCACGGGGTGTACGAGGCCGCGTGCCGCTACGGGCGCGCGTCCCGGGCCAACACGTGGTCGCTGGAGCACCTGCGCGGGGGCGTGACGTCGGACCGCCCCGACCTCGCCCGGCACGCCTACGTGGCGCGCGTCGACGGCGAGGTCGTGGGCGGGGGGATGCTGTCGCTGCCCCGGCTCGACAACCTCACGACGGCGAACCCCGACGTGTGGGTCCCGGTCGAGCAGCGCCGCCGCGGGATCGGCCGCGCCGTCCACACGGCGATGGTCGCCGACGCGGTGGCGCAGGGCCGCACGGTCCTCCAGGCGGGGGTCCACCAGGGTCCGGGGGAGCAGGGCGAGGACCTCGGCGGACCGGGCTTCGCGGCGGCGCTGGGCTACGAGGTCGCGCTCGTCGAGCTGCAGAGCCGTGTCGACCTCCCGCTCGACCTCGTGCGGCTGGACGCGCTGGCCGCCGCGGCGGCGCCGCACCACGCGGCGTACACCCTGCGCTCCTGGGAGGGCCCGGTCCCCGAGGACCTCGTGGCCTCGTACGTCGAGCTCGACGCCGTCGTCGACGTCGAGGCCCCGTCGGGCGACCTCGAGATCGAGCCGCTGCACGCGGACGTCGACGTGTGGCGCCACAAGGAGCGGGAGGCCGCCGCGCAGGGGCGGCGGAACGTCTCCACCGCCGCGGTGGCGCCCGACGGGGACGTGGTCGCGCTGACGGAGCTCTGGGCGAACGACCACGAGCCCGCGCGGCTCCACCAGTGGAGCACCATCGTGCGTCGCGACCACCGGGGCCACCGGCTGGGGCTGGCGACCAAGGTGGCCAACCAGCGGCTGGCCCAGGAGCGGTTCCCCGAGGCCCGCCAGGTCGTGACCTGGAACGCGGAGAGCAACGCGCACATGCTCGCCGTCAACGTCGACCTCGGCTTCCGGGTGGTCGAGCGGACGTGCTCGGTGCAGCTCCGCCTCGGGTGA
- a CDS encoding TerD family protein: MITLAKGANAPLSATNLSVTVDVAAAADLSALLVTEAGKVRSDADFIFYNQPSGPGVTCVPASGGQGWRVDVDLAAVPADVHAVRLVTSLDDGGKVFGQVGQPVARIASGGQPVAEFPMTGLDRETIVVMVELYRRNGEWKVRAVGRGYDGGLADLIRDHGVSVDDEPAAPAAPAPAAAPSYPPAPQQPPAAPSYPPSAPSYPPAAPSSPPSAPSYPPAPQQPPAAPSYPPSAPSYPPAASQQSPQQQPPQGGGEVSLRKGASVSLQKGQRVRLTKDGGQKLTQVRMGLGWDPIRKGGLFGSREVEIDLDASVVLFASGQPVDLAFYNNLTTRDGSVRHLGDNRTGEGDGDDETIVVDLTRVPVHVDTLVFIVTSYAGQTFQQVQNAFCRLIDHADGELARYTLTGGLPVTGMVMAKVYREGGDWKLQAIGDGVNAKVPGEAVPQLAKFL, from the coding sequence GTGATCACCTTGGCGAAGGGCGCCAACGCGCCGCTGTCCGCGACGAACCTCTCCGTCACCGTGGACGTGGCCGCGGCCGCGGACCTCTCCGCGCTGCTCGTCACCGAGGCAGGCAAGGTGCGCAGCGACGCCGACTTCATCTTCTACAACCAGCCCAGCGGGCCGGGAGTGACCTGCGTGCCGGCGTCCGGTGGCCAGGGCTGGCGCGTCGACGTCGACCTCGCGGCGGTGCCGGCGGACGTCCACGCCGTGCGCCTCGTGACCTCGCTCGACGACGGCGGCAAGGTGTTCGGGCAGGTGGGCCAGCCCGTCGCGCGCATCGCCAGCGGCGGCCAGCCGGTCGCCGAGTTCCCGATGACGGGCCTCGACCGCGAGACGATCGTCGTCATGGTCGAGCTCTACCGGCGCAACGGGGAGTGGAAGGTGCGGGCGGTGGGCCGGGGGTACGACGGCGGCCTCGCCGACCTCATCCGCGACCACGGCGTGAGCGTCGACGACGAGCCCGCGGCCCCGGCCGCGCCTGCTCCGGCGGCAGCCCCGAGCTACCCGCCCGCGCCCCAGCAGCCGCCCGCTGCGCCGAGCTACCCGCCGAGCGCGCCGTCGTACCCGCCGGCCGCGCCGTCGTCCCCGCCGAGCGCCCCGAGCTATCCGCCCGCGCCCCAGCAGCCGCCGGCGGCGCCGAGCTACCCGCCGAGCGCGCCGTCGTACCCGCCGGCTGCATCGCAGCAGTCCCCGCAGCAGCAGCCCCCGCAGGGTGGGGGCGAGGTGAGCCTCCGCAAGGGCGCCTCGGTCTCGCTGCAGAAGGGCCAGCGCGTCCGGCTCACGAAGGACGGCGGCCAGAAGCTGACGCAGGTGCGCATGGGCCTGGGGTGGGACCCGATCCGCAAGGGGGGCCTGTTCGGGTCGCGTGAGGTCGAGATCGACCTCGACGCCTCGGTGGTGCTCTTCGCGAGCGGGCAGCCCGTCGACCTGGCGTTCTACAACAACCTGACGACCCGCGACGGCTCGGTGCGCCACCTCGGGGACAACCGGACGGGCGAGGGCGACGGCGACGACGAGACCATCGTCGTCGACCTCACGCGGGTGCCGGTGCACGTGGACACGCTGGTGTTCATCGTGACGAGCTACGCCGGGCAGACGTTCCAGCAGGTGCAGAACGCCTTCTGCCGGCTCATCGACCACGCGGACGGGGAGCTGGCTCGCTACACGCTGACCGGTGGGCTGCCCGTGACCGGCATGGTGATGGCGAAGGTCTACCGCGAGGGCGGCGACTGGAAGCTGCAGGCGATCGGCGACGGCGTCAACGCCAAGGTGCCGGGCGAGGCCGTCCCGCAGCTGGCGAAGTTCCTGTGA
- a CDS encoding HNH endonuclease signature motif containing protein, with protein sequence MDRGTQHTATALIGAVRELTHAARAAEAAAFVAVGDWAAAHTSDEVVGDPITALGEWHEESYAETLAGDQFLELGGPGAPVVAEFCIGEVAAARGCSFDAARRLVGDAVELRYRLPRVHARIAAGEVDVWRGRRIAQATRTLTFEAASFVDRHVAYVAGKATGPEVDRLVAEAAARFDPETTEAERGEADGGRHLTIELGDVAYADPLTGTLRGTVDVHGTLDMADALDLERTVAHVARQLVDLGCDQDLDVRRSIALGEIARRCDGISTLEYDADQPPTQPPTPTRTRREVVLFVHLDQAAITGTLNGMGPGIDACTGTTGIDLARLDTPGAPRGAITAEQVQAWCASPDTTVTIKPVIDLNQHDAVNGYTAPDRIADHVRARWPRCVFPFCTRSSRTADLDHCQAYDHNGPPGQTSTKNLFPLCRRHHRMKTHRELKAGNRWTYRPTDPTRNEPPNALIWTSPMGLRYLVDRDGTRPWPPPDEARDQTHKT encoded by the coding sequence ATGGATCGGGGGACCCAGCACACGGCGACTGCGTTGATCGGCGCGGTCCGCGAGCTCACACACGCTGCTCGCGCCGCAGAGGCGGCCGCGTTCGTCGCGGTCGGCGACTGGGCCGCAGCGCACACCTCGGACGAGGTCGTCGGGGACCCGATCACGGCATTGGGCGAGTGGCACGAGGAGTCTTACGCCGAGACCCTGGCCGGGGACCAGTTCCTCGAGCTGGGGGGCCCTGGAGCGCCTGTGGTGGCGGAGTTCTGCATCGGGGAGGTCGCCGCTGCTCGTGGGTGTTCGTTCGACGCAGCGCGACGGTTGGTGGGTGATGCGGTGGAGCTGCGCTACCGCCTCCCGCGTGTCCACGCGCGGATCGCTGCGGGTGAGGTCGACGTGTGGCGGGGACGGCGGATCGCGCAGGCGACGCGGACGTTGACGTTCGAGGCGGCGAGCTTCGTTGACCGGCATGTCGCGTACGTCGCTGGCAAGGCCACCGGTCCTGAGGTCGATCGGTTGGTGGCGGAGGCGGCGGCTCGGTTCGACCCCGAGACCACCGAGGCGGAACGGGGTGAGGCTGATGGGGGCCGGCACCTGACGATCGAGCTGGGCGACGTCGCCTACGCCGACCCGTTGACCGGGACACTGCGCGGGACCGTGGACGTCCACGGGACGCTCGATATGGCCGACGCGCTTGATCTGGAACGCACGGTCGCGCACGTGGCGCGGCAGCTGGTCGACCTGGGCTGCGATCAGGACCTCGACGTACGCCGCTCCATCGCCCTCGGAGAGATCGCCCGGCGCTGCGACGGAATCAGCACGCTCGAGTACGACGCGGACCAGCCGCCCACGCAGCCGCCCACGCCGACACGCACTCGGCGTGAGGTGGTGCTCTTCGTGCACCTCGACCAGGCCGCCATCACTGGCACGCTCAACGGCATGGGTCCGGGGATCGACGCCTGCACCGGCACCACCGGGATCGACCTGGCCCGGCTCGACACCCCCGGCGCACCCCGCGGCGCAATCACCGCCGAGCAGGTCCAGGCCTGGTGCGCCAGCCCCGACACCACCGTCACGATCAAGCCGGTCATCGACCTCAACCAACACGACGCCGTCAACGGCTACACCGCACCGGACCGGATCGCCGACCACGTCAGAGCCCGCTGGCCCAGATGCGTGTTCCCGTTCTGCACCCGCAGCTCACGCACCGCTGACCTCGACCACTGCCAGGCCTACGACCACAACGGCCCACCCGGCCAGACCTCGACCAAGAACCTGTTCCCGCTCTGCCGGCGCCACCACCGCATGAAGACCCATCGCGAGCTCAAGGCTGGGAACCGGTGGACCTACCGCCCCACCGACCCCACCCGGAACGAGCCACCGAACGCCCTGATCTGGACCAGTCCGATGGGCCTGCGCTACCTCGTCGACCGCGACGGCACCCGACCCTGGCCGC